From the Endozoicomonas sp. Mp262 genome, the window TGGTTTGGCCACTCAATCAGGCTTTCTTTGCCCTGTTCGTCCAGTTGGCACCATTCATCCATATTTTCTCCCTGCTGCCAGGGGCTGGCATTAAAGCGAACCCGGCACTGGCAATATTGATTGATATCTTGGGCGCAGGCCTTATCGCTGGACCATGATTCAGGCTTGATTTTAAACCAGATACTTGCCCAGGCTTTGCCAAAGGCCTTTTCTGTCACCATGACCGGGATTTTGCATCCATTACTGTAGACCTCAAGGTCATGTACCACTTTGCCCTGGTTAATAATATCGACTTGTTCAAATCGGTCTGAGAGCCACTTGAGCATATCGTTAAAATTCAGGTTTTTGGTATAAATTTCTATATCTTCAATGGTGTTCATGGGGGTGTTCATTTAAGTAGGGTTATCAGACAGTTTTCGTAAATGGTACTCAGGGTATCCAGGTCAGCGGCGCGAACACATTCATTGACTTTGTGAATCGTGGCATTGACCGGTCCAAGCTCGATCACCTCTGCCCCGGTAGGTGCGATAAACCGGCCATCTGACGTTCCACCTGATGTTGAGAGTTTAGGTTTTTTACCAGTGATTCGTTGGATCCCTTGAATCGCTGCATTCACCAGAGTTCCGGGACGGGTTAAAAACGGCAGTCCGCTAAGTTGCCAGTCCAGCTGATAATCCAATTCCCATTTGTTCAAGATCTCTGGAACCCACTGTTTTAGTTGGGAGACGGTGACCTCCGGAGAAAAACGGAAGTTGAAATTAACCTGGCATTCTCCTGGAATTACATTATTGGCGCCACTGCCTGCCATAATCTGCCAGATTTGAAGGCTGGTGGGCTGAAAAAAGTCATTACCTTTGCACCACTGGCGGGAGGTGAGTTCAGCAAGGGCAGGAGCCAGTAGATGAATTGGGTTGGCGGCGCGTTGGGGATAGGCCACATGACCCTGAATACCATGAATGGTCAGATGACCATGCAGGGAACCTCTTCGGCCATTTTTAATGGTATCAGCCAGGGTCTCTGTGCTGGAAGGCTCTCCAACAATACACCAGTCTATTTTTTCCCTTCGGGCTTCCAGGTGCTCAATGACTTTTCGAGTACCATCCCTGCATGCACCTTCTTCATCACTGGTAATTAAAAAAGCAATGGAGCCTTTGTGGTCAGCATGGCTATGAAGAAAATTCTGACAGGCTATGACCATGGCCGCCAGGCTGCCTTTCATATCCGCAGCGCCCCGGCCATAAAGCAGGCCGTTTTCTTCTATCACGGGCTCGAAGGGTGGTGTTTTCCAGAGGCTTTCTTTGCCGGGAGGAACCACGTCAGTATGGCCGGCAAAAGCGAGAACGGGGGATTCGGTGCCTTTTCGGAGCCAAAGGTTATCCACGTCACCAAATCTAAGTTTTTCGATATGAAAACCCAGGGGTTCAAGCAGTTCAACCAGAATATCCTGACAACCCGCATCATTGGGCGTTATTGATGGACGCTGGATTAGTTTCATGGCCAGCTCAAGGGTTGGGGAATATGTATCTGACATAAGAATGGGCTTGGTTTAAGGGGGAACAAATTCTAGCATATCTGTTCATGGAGAATGGCTTCCAATGACGCTTGTCATTGAGGTGAGCACGCAAGCCTCTCTATAATGCCAGCCCCCGGGTTTTATTGGCATAAAAACCGAGTTTCGTAAGCTTATGTCAATAGTACCTGGCCCACAATCCAGGTAGTTTTGGTGATTGTAATGTCTAAAAGTGTGATTTGTGATATTGATGGCGTAATTCTTCACGACAATGCGCTGATTCCCGGAGCTGATAAGTTTATCCATGGCTTATTGGAACAGGGAACACCTTTGGTTATGTTGACTAATTTCCCATCCCAGACCCCAAAGGATTTGCAAAACCGGTTTGCGTCCGCAGGGATTGAGATTCCAGAAGAGTGCTTTTTTACCTCAGCCATGGCAACAGCGGAGTTTTTAAAGAGGCAGGAAGGCCAGAAGGCGTTTGTTATTGGTGAAGGTGCTTTGGTGCACGAACTCTATAATGCAGGCTTTACCATTACCGATATCAACCCGGATTTTGTAGTGGTGGGAGAAACCCGTCACTACAACTGGAATATGATTCATACGGCTGCCCGCTTTGTGTCAGAGGGTGCCCGGTTTATTGCCACCAACCCGGATACCCATGGCCCGAATATGTCACCAGCCTGTGGCGCTTTGTGTGCCCCTATCGAACGTATCACGGGTAAACAGCCATTTTATGTGGGTAAGCCCAGTGCCTGGATTATCCGGGCAGCGCTAAACAGAATGGGCTGTCATTCAGATAACACTGTTATTGTGGGTGATAACCTCCGCACCGATATCCTGGCGGGCTTCCAGGCAGGGCTGGAGACAGTACTGGTGCTTTCCGGCGTCAGTCAGAAGTCAGATATTGAACGGGTGCCTTTTAAGCCAAACCATATTTTTAACTCTGTGGCAGATATCGATATTATATAAAACGCGCATAGCGCGTTTTAATAAGGGCTCCTAAGAAAGCTTGTCCTTATATTCACAGAGATCTTCAATGATACAGCTGCCACACTGGGGTTTTCTGGCTTTGCAGACATAGCGGCCATGAAGGATCAGCCAGTGGTGGGCATCCATCAGAAACTCTTTTGGTATTAACCGTACTAGTTTTTTTTCCACCTCCAGTACGTTTTTGCCCGGGGCAATACCTGTGCGGTTGGATACCCTGAAGATATGGGTGTCCACAGCCATGGTCGGTTGGCCGAATGCCGTATTCAATACGACATTGGCTGTTTTTCGACCGACGCCGGGAAGGGCTTCCAGCTCTTCTCGGGTTTGGGGGACTTCTCCGGCATGTTTTTCGATGAGTAGTTTGCATGTCTTAATAATATTGTCGGCCTTGCCGTTAAATAGGCCGATGGTCTTGATATAACCCTTTAATCCTTCAGCACCAAGATCCAGAATGCCCTGTGGTGTATTGGCTATGGGATAGAGTTTATCTGTTGCCTTGTTAACGCCCACATCCGTTGCCTGGGCAGATAAAATCACCGCCACTAATAATTCAAAGGCACTGGAGTAATTCAGTTCTGTGGTGGGATGAGGGTTCTGGCTCTGTAAACGCTGGAAGATTTGAGTGCGTTTGTCCTTGTTCATTATATCGGTAGTCTGGCTAAATAAGTATAAGATGGCAAAATCTTAGCACTAATTATCATGTCGGGCGCATTAGCAGAAATAATTAGTGCTCCGAGGCTATATGGCTCATACAGAGGGTACGTAGATAGCTTAATCCTTTATTCTGAATAGCCAAATACAGATTCTTTGCGGAGCTGAGTCCAAATAATCGTTTGACGCTGTCATTTAGAGATTGACAGAGTTTATCAATATCTTTCCCCGGAGCAGTGAGTAAAGTGAGCAAGATTTTTGCCTTGGTTTTATCTTCGCTTTTCCCCAGAAACTTGTCAGGAACCACCAGTTTTTCAAAGCCCTCAGGTGTGAAGTTTTCCAGTTTCTCGGCAGAGTCTTCCAGCATGAGCGCGGTCATGGTTTCAGGAGGCACAGGAATCCCCAAGGCTACCATTAATTTGGCAAAACGTTTTGGTTTTTTTAGAAAATAGAGAAAGGCGCTATCAACTTCGTTTTTCAGCCAGCAAGTGGGCTCCCGGATATAGGCACAGTGGCTACGCATCATCATTCCCACAGGGTTGTAATGGGCATTCAGATAAGCCAGTGATTGAATGCTATAGTCTGACAGACCCCGAATAGCTGATCCTGCCTTTATTGCAGTGTCCACAAGCATAGGCTTACATGCTGTGATGATGCCTACGGTTTGATTCCGACACATTGCCGGGATGCCTCTTACTGTTGAAGCAGCATCCGGTGTTGCTACAACATTGTGGGTAACCTGTTTTAGTGTGTGGGGCGAGTACATCATCCTTGACTCCTCATCCATGTCCATTTGATTTATTTCCGATTTTAGGGGGATAAGGACTGGAAATGCATAACAAGCCTGTTAGCTGTTCTGATAAGTAATAGAGACTTAAGTCGTAGACCTATGCCGATCAAACACTTCCTGTAACCCGAACACGTTTGCTGCCAGTGGTTGATGCAGGATTCTTGGCCAGTTTTTTCTGTTCTGCTTTCTGGTCAATAATGTTTTTCAGGGCAATAAGAAAGCCCATAAAGACAAAAGCACCGGGAGGCAGTATGGCAAACAGAAACTGCTTGTAATCAGGGATAATGATGAGAGTCCAATCTTGAGCAACAGGGCCCAACAGAAGATCCATATTGGCAAAAAGGGTTCCCTGCCCGATAAACTCGCGCATGCCACCAAGAACAACGAGTACCGCGGCAAAACCCGCTCCCATCATAAAGCCATCAAGGGCAGAAAGAAAAACAGGGTTTTTGGAGGCAAAGGCATCGGCACGGCCAAGAATGATACAGTTGGTGACAATCAGGGGAATAAAGATACCCAGTATCCGGTATAGCTCGTAAGTATAGGCTTGCATGAGTAGCTCTATACAGGTGGTGAAGGAGGCAATGATCATCACGAAAACCGGTAGCCGGATAGCATCACTCACCTGGTGCCTGATCAGGGAAACGGCAATATTGGAACCCATTACAACCAGCATGGTGGCAATGCCCAGACCAAGGGCATTTACCACACTGTTTGAGACCCCCAGTAGAGGACAGAGGCCGAGCAGTTGCACTAAAGCCGGGTTGTTTTTCCAAAGGCCCTGTAAGGCGATCTGCGACGCCTTTACCGTAGGTTGGGTTGTATCAGTCATAGTGACGATCCTTCCAAATTATCAGGACTCAGTAAGAAATCTTTGTTGGCTTTAAAATACTTAAGGGTTCTATAGACCGCAGCCACAACCGCTCTTGGCGTAATGGTGGCTCCAGTGAACTGGTCAAACTGGCCTCCATCTTTTTTGACGGCCCAGCCAGAACTGCCCGGACTAGTGAGGGACTTGCCGGTAAAGCCAAGAATCCAGTGGGTTATTTTGGTATCAATCTTGTCACCCAGGCCCGGTGTCTCTTTATGGGTCACCACCCGGACACCTGCCAGAGTACCATCCCTGTTGACGCCAACCAGTAACTCAATGCGTCCATTATAGCCGTCGGGAGCTACAGCTGGCAGAATCACGGCAGTGGGGACTCCCCGGTTCAGGGCAATGTAAGCTTTTTTCTCCCGTTGTGTGGCCAGTAGCTTAGAAGGCTTCAATAAAATGGCTGTATCAAGCAGCACATTGTCGTGGGTCTCAGCTGGCAGTATTTCGATTAAGGCCTTTGCCTCGTAGTTACGTACCTGCTCTTCTATCTTGTCTCCGGTCAGCACATAGGTCAGTGAAATAAGGCCCACTGTCAGGATGGAGAACAGACCCAGGCCCAGACTGTTTCGAACCATGCTCTGAAACAGTGTAGCCATAGTGCCGGGTTGATTTTCGCTAGTATTCTCGCTCATGGTTTATCGTTTACCTGGCTGGTCATTCTTTTTTTGGTAACCCTTTGTTGGGCCTCTTATGGCCATAGGTTCTTGGCTGGGTGTAGTAGTCAATGGTGGGGGCTGCCATATTCATCAGTACGATTGCAAAGGCGACACCGTCCGGGTATCCGCCCCAGGCTCTGATAACGTAAACCAGAATACCAACACCGATACCAAATAACAGACGGCCCCGGTTGCTTGTGGCGCCGCTGACAGGGTCTGTGACAATAAAGAACGCACCCAGCATGGTAGCGCCACTTAGCAGATGAAACAGGGGCGAGCCATGGCTTTCCGGACCACTGCCTCCCCAGAATAGGGTAGCCATAATGGTTAGTGCTGCCAGCATGCCCACAGGGGCGTGCCAGATAAATACTCTTTTATAGAGCAGGAACAGGCCGCCAGCCAGGTAGCCAAGGTTAACCCAGAACCAGCCTAGTCCTCCGAGTCCATCAAGAACCGGCTTTTGTTCCCAGAGCTGTGGCATGGTCAGGCTACTGTTTTCCCGCACAACATCCAGGGGGGTTGCCATACTGACGGCATCAATAACCGGTGTTGACTGACCCAAAGAGAAAATGGCGGAGAAGGCTGAGAAAAGGCTATCTCCCGGGGATAGACTGGCAAGGCTTCCCTCTATTCCCAGGGGGGCAAGCCAGCGGGTCATTTCCTGGGGGAAGGATATCAGTAACAGCACATAGCCCAGCATGGCCGGGTTAAATGGATTTTGGCCAAGACCACCATACAACTGTTTACCAATAATAATGGCAAAGGCGGTGCCCACCAGAGTCAGCCACCAGGGCGCCAGTGGTGGAATAGCTACTGCCAGCAGCAAGGCGGTGACCACTGCACTGCCATCTTTAAGATAAAAGTCGATGGGGCGACGTCTTAATTTCAGTACAAAGGCCTCGCAGCCTAAAGCCACCAATGAGGCCCAGATAATATTGATGGCTGTGCCCCAGCCAAAGAAAAAGGTTTGGGCGGCCAGTCCGGGCAGGGCAGCCAGTAATACCAGTGTCATGATGCGCTGGGTACTGTTGCTACCTAACGCATGTGGGGATGTCTGTCTAACCAGGGTCATAATTTCTTGGCCTCGTCACTGAGAGAGGGCTTGCTTGCCTGAGGGCGAGGGGATGTGGAAGCTGAAGGTAACTGCTTTTCCAGTTTTTCAAGTTTGTTGCGGCACTCATCCGCTTTATCCTTTAGAGCATCCCTGTCAGCACTGTTTTTTTCCAGAGCTTCAGCATAGGCTCGTTCTGCTTTCCTTAATTCTGCCTTGGCCAGGGCGTGCTCAATTTTCAATTTTTTGTTGTCAGCAGGGGGCGGTGGTGTTTTTGCCGTACCTGAGGGCAGATGATCAAAATCTTTCTGTAGTTTATCCACCTGATTTTGCAGCATGCCGAGATTAGCATGAAGTTTTTCAATATGTGCGTTACCGGAAGCCTCTGCCTGCGCCAAAGCCCTTTGGGTTTTTTTCAGTTGGGCCCGAGCCATGGATAACTGAATTTTCAATTCTTTTTGCTCAGGAGACAATGCGGGTTTGGTGGTGCCAGCATTACCAGCGGCTGCCGCTTTACGGGCCTTGGCTCTTTCGATGGCCGCCTTGACCGGATCATCCTCTGTCTTACCATTGGTCTGGGCTGCGTTTGCTTTGGCGGCTTTTAGCTTGGCTGCCCGCTCGGCATTGGCTTTTCGCTTAGCCTCTTTTTCCGCCTTTTCCTGTTCCTGGCGTTCCTGTCTGAACTCAAAACGTTGTTTTGACCGTTCAGACTTGGCATGTTTCGCCTCAAGAATACGAATGGTGTCTTTTGATGCCCGGTAGTACTGCACCAGAGGGATGTTGCTGGGGCAAACATAAGAGCAGGCACCGCACTCAATACAGTCAAACAGATTGTGATGGATTAATTGCTCATTATTTTGAGCCTGGGCGTGCCAAAGCAGTTGTTGAGGCAAGAGCGAGCAAGGGCAGGCTTCGGCACAAATGCCACAGCGTATACAGGCCTGTGCCGGTGGTGCTGGGGGGAACTCCTGTGATGTGGCCGCAATCAGGCAGTTGGTGGTTTTTATAATGGGAGCGTCTGTGCTATCCAGGCTGAACCCCATCATGGGGCCACCTAATACCAGATTATGGAGTTTTTTCCGGTTAATACCGGCAACAGTCAGCAGGTTATTAATGGGTGTGCCAATTAATGCCTCGACATTTTGAGGTTGTGACAGCGCTTGCCCTGTTAACGTGGTAATTCGGGATATCAGGGGTTTGCCTTCTATCACGGCATCGTGGATAGCTGCCAGCGTACCTACGTTATAGCAGAGCATACCAATATCCACAGATCGGGCATCGTTGGGCACTTCCTTGCCAGTCAACATATAGATGAGTCGCTGGGCATCTCCTGAAGGGTATTTGGTGGGCACAGTGATTACATCATAACAGCGGTCAGCACAGGCGGCTTTCATGGCTGCAATGGCTTCTGGCTTATTATCCTCGATACCAATCAGCACCTGTTTAAGGTTTAGCAAGTGCTTGAGGATATCAATACCGCCTATGATCTGATTCGCCCGTTCCCGCATGAGCATGTCGTCAGCCGTAATGTAGGGTTCACACTCAGCGCCATTGACGATGAGGGTATGAATTTTACCATCCTTACGGGATGCCATTTTCACGGCAGCGGGAAAACCGGCCCCTCCCAGTCCTACAACACCTGCGTCGTATATTTGATCGACCAGCTGTTGCGCTTCTATTTGCTGGTAGTCCGGGGTTGGTGAGAGCTCACACCACTGATCCATACCATCACTTTGCAGAATGATGCAATCCTCGCTGAGACCGGAGGGATGAGGTACAGTGTGGGCACTGATTGACAGGATTGTCCCGGATGTGGGGGCATGAACCGGAGCGCTGACAAAACTGGCGGCTCTTGCCAGTATCTGTCCTTTCAGCACTTTATCCCCGGGCTTTACCCGTGGTTTACCCGGGGTTCCTGAATGCTGGTTAAGGGGCAGTATGTACTGGTTAAACAGGGGTACTGATGCTATGGCTGTGGTTGTGGACTGGGTTTTGTTTTCCGGTGGGTGCACGCCCCCGGGAAAGGTTTTTATACTAATATCATTCACGCAGCTTGCCCTCCGGATTCATTGTGAGGGCGGCGATCTGTGGCAATAACCTGCTCAGGGGCAACCGGCAGGCTCCAGCTCCAGCTTTTAGTAGTAACTTCCAGGGGCACCATATCTATACAATCTACAGGACAAGGCTCAACACAGAGATCACATCCTGTGCACTCATCAGAAATAACAGTATGCATTTGTTTGGCCGCCCCAAGAATGGCATCCACTGGACAGGCCTGAATACACTTGGTGCAGCCAATACACTCCTGTTCACGAATAAAGGCAACCATCGGGACTTTTTCAGCACCGTGCTCTGCGTCCAGAGGCTCTGGCTCCATATCAAGCAGGTCGGCAAGGGCGTTAATTGTTGCCTGTCCTCCCGGAGGACATTTATTGATGGCCTCACCACTGGCAATGGCCTCGGCATAGGGCCTGCAACCGGGGTGTCCACACTGCCCGCATTGGGTCTGGGGTAGCAGGTCATTGATCTGGTCGACAATGGGATTACCCTGCACCCGGAATTTAACGCTGGCGAATCCCAGCAGGGCACCAAAAATAAGGGATAGGGCAAGTAGCGCGGCAATGGCGTAAAAAATAAGTTCCATACCACCCCTACAGCTTTATCAGGCCAGTGAAGCCCATAAATGCCAGTGACATCAAACCGGCACTGATCATACCTATGGCGGCACCCCTGAACGGTGCTGGAACATCAGCAACGGCAATACGTTCCCTCATGGCTGAAAACAGCACCAGAACCAGCGAGAAGCCTGCGGCAGCACCAAAACCGTAGGTGGCAGAGTCCACCAGTGAGCTATCGAGCCGGTTACTATTCAGCAAGGCAACGCCAAGCACTGCGCAATTACTGGTGATGAGTGGCAAGAAGACACCCAGCACCCGATGGAGCAGAGGGCTGACCTTGCGAACCACCATTTCGGTGAACTGAACCACAACTGCAATCACCAGGATAAAGGAAAGGGTTTTCAGAAACTCCAGTCCCAGGGGGAGAAGAATATATTGATAGGTTAAGTAACTACAGATCGAGGCCAGAGTTAACACGAAGGTGGTTGCCAGCGACATGCCCATGGCCGATTCCAGCTTGTTGGAGACACCCATAAACGGGCATAACCCCAGGAATTGAACCAGGACAAAGTTATTGACCAATATGGCACTGACCATGATCAGCACCAGTTCATTTATCTGTTCCATTGTTAACTTAAGGGCTCGGTAATTGGCGTAATTTGCATCAAGTAGCCTGAAGAAACGGTACCTTATACTTGATAAGGGCAGTCAAGTATATATCCCCGTGCAGCCAGTTAATACGCTTTTAAAGATATAAATGAAATATCCATAAAACAGGTTTCAAGGCATGGCTTATTAGGGGCTGTTGAGGTTTTATCATGTGCTCAGCCAAAGCCAGCGGTTTCGTGGCTAGGCGCAGCAGCGCAGGAATAACCTAAAGGTCACACGTACTGATGTCTTTCAAGCTGCTGTAACGACGGCACGGAAGCGCTGGCTTTGGCCCTTCGGGTGATTCGTAAAGCGGCCTTCCGGCTGTGTTGAACTGGCTTGACGTAGAATAACTACGCGCTGCACCAGTTCGCCTTGCGTAAGGCCGCTTTACGAACCACTGAGCTCATGATAAAACCTCAACAGCCCCTAGGGGTTATCCAAAACGGCGAGATTATAGCCTGACTGGTTTGGCAATGCATTGTGGAAATCCATAGTCCAGCTTG encodes:
- a CDS encoding HAD-IIA family hydrolase, producing MSKSVICDIDGVILHDNALIPGADKFIHGLLEQGTPLVMLTNFPSQTPKDLQNRFASAGIEIPEECFFTSAMATAEFLKRQEGQKAFVIGEGALVHELYNAGFTITDINPDFVVVGETRHYNWNMIHTAARFVSEGARFIATNPDTHGPNMSPACGALCAPIERITGKQPFYVGKPSAWIIRAALNRMGCHSDNTVIVGDNLRTDILAGFQAGLETVLVLSGVSQKSDIERVPFKPNHIFNSVADIDII
- the dapE gene encoding succinyl-diaminopimelate desuccinylase — its product is MSDTYSPTLELAMKLIQRPSITPNDAGCQDILVELLEPLGFHIEKLRFGDVDNLWLRKGTESPVLAFAGHTDVVPPGKESLWKTPPFEPVIEENGLLYGRGAADMKGSLAAMVIACQNFLHSHADHKGSIAFLITSDEEGACRDGTRKVIEHLEARREKIDWCIVGEPSSTETLADTIKNGRRGSLHGHLTIHGIQGHVAYPQRAANPIHLLAPALAELTSRQWCKGNDFFQPTSLQIWQIMAGSGANNVIPGECQVNFNFRFSPEVTVSQLKQWVPEILNKWELDYQLDWQLSGLPFLTRPGTLVNAAIQGIQRITGKKPKLSTSGGTSDGRFIAPTGAEVIELGPVNATIHKVNECVRAADLDTLSTIYENCLITLLK
- the rsxG gene encoding electron transport complex subunit RsxG codes for the protein MSENTSENQPGTMATLFQSMVRNSLGLGLFSILTVGLISLTYVLTGDKIEEQVRNYEAKALIEILPAETHDNVLLDTAILLKPSKLLATQREKKAYIALNRGVPTAVILPAVAPDGYNGRIELLVGVNRDGTLAGVRVVTHKETPGLGDKIDTKITHWILGFTGKSLTSPGSSGWAVKKDGGQFDQFTGATITPRAVVAAVYRTLKYFKANKDFLLSPDNLEGSSL
- the nth gene encoding endonuclease III; the encoded protein is MNKDKRTQIFQRLQSQNPHPTTELNYSSAFELLVAVILSAQATDVGVNKATDKLYPIANTPQGILDLGAEGLKGYIKTIGLFNGKADNIIKTCKLLIEKHAGEVPQTREELEALPGVGRKTANVVLNTAFGQPTMAVDTHIFRVSNRTGIAPGKNVLEVEKKLVRLIPKEFLMDAHHWLILHGRYVCKARKPQCGSCIIEDLCEYKDKLS
- the rsxB gene encoding electron transport complex subunit RsxB; the encoded protein is MELIFYAIAALLALSLIFGALLGFASVKFRVQGNPIVDQINDLLPQTQCGQCGHPGCRPYAEAIASGEAINKCPPGGQATINALADLLDMEPEPLDAEHGAEKVPMVAFIREQECIGCTKCIQACPVDAILGAAKQMHTVISDECTGCDLCVEPCPVDCIDMVPLEVTTKSWSWSLPVAPEQVIATDRRPHNESGGQAA
- a CDS encoding electron transport complex subunit E, encoding MTDTTQPTVKASQIALQGLWKNNPALVQLLGLCPLLGVSNSVVNALGLGIATMLVVMGSNIAVSLIRHQVSDAIRLPVFVMIIASFTTCIELLMQAYTYELYRILGIFIPLIVTNCIILGRADAFASKNPVFLSALDGFMMGAGFAAVLVVLGGMREFIGQGTLFANMDLLLGPVAQDWTLIIIPDYKQFLFAILPPGAFVFMGFLIALKNIIDQKAEQKKLAKNPASTTGSKRVRVTGSV
- the rsxC gene encoding electron transport complex subunit RsxC, translated to MNDISIKTFPGGVHPPENKTQSTTTAIASVPLFNQYILPLNQHSGTPGKPRVKPGDKVLKGQILARAASFVSAPVHAPTSGTILSISAHTVPHPSGLSEDCIILQSDGMDQWCELSPTPDYQQIEAQQLVDQIYDAGVVGLGGAGFPAAVKMASRKDGKIHTLIVNGAECEPYITADDMLMRERANQIIGGIDILKHLLNLKQVLIGIEDNKPEAIAAMKAACADRCYDVITVPTKYPSGDAQRLIYMLTGKEVPNDARSVDIGMLCYNVGTLAAIHDAVIEGKPLISRITTLTGQALSQPQNVEALIGTPINNLLTVAGINRKKLHNLVLGGPMMGFSLDSTDAPIIKTTNCLIAATSQEFPPAPPAQACIRCGICAEACPCSLLPQQLLWHAQAQNNEQLIHHNLFDCIECGACSYVCPSNIPLVQYYRASKDTIRILEAKHAKSERSKQRFEFRQERQEQEKAEKEAKRKANAERAAKLKAAKANAAQTNGKTEDDPVKAAIERAKARKAAAAGNAGTTKPALSPEQKELKIQLSMARAQLKKTQRALAQAEASGNAHIEKLHANLGMLQNQVDKLQKDFDHLPSGTAKTPPPPADNKKLKIEHALAKAELRKAERAYAEALEKNSADRDALKDKADECRNKLEKLEKQLPSASTSPRPQASKPSLSDEAKKL
- the rsxD gene encoding electron transport complex subunit RsxD; translated protein: MTLVRQTSPHALGSNSTQRIMTLVLLAALPGLAAQTFFFGWGTAINIIWASLVALGCEAFVLKLRRRPIDFYLKDGSAVVTALLLAVAIPPLAPWWLTLVGTAFAIIIGKQLYGGLGQNPFNPAMLGYVLLLISFPQEMTRWLAPLGIEGSLASLSPGDSLFSAFSAIFSLGQSTPVIDAVSMATPLDVVRENSSLTMPQLWEQKPVLDGLGGLGWFWVNLGYLAGGLFLLYKRVFIWHAPVGMLAALTIMATLFWGGSGPESHGSPLFHLLSGATMLGAFFIVTDPVSGATSNRGRLLFGIGVGILVYVIRAWGGYPDGVAFAIVLMNMAAPTIDYYTQPRTYGHKRPNKGLPKKE
- the rsxA gene encoding electron transport complex subunit RsxA — protein: MNELVLIMVSAILVNNFVLVQFLGLCPFMGVSNKLESAMGMSLATTFVLTLASICSYLTYQYILLPLGLEFLKTLSFILVIAVVVQFTEMVVRKVSPLLHRVLGVFLPLITSNCAVLGVALLNSNRLDSSLVDSATYGFGAAAGFSLVLVLFSAMRERIAVADVPAPFRGAAIGMISAGLMSLAFMGFTGLIKL